The genomic stretch AATAAAAAAACTTTGCTCAGGTAATCGAAGGTGAAATACAAAAATAAAAATAACTATGAAAAAAGGCGAAGAGAGGTAGCTCTCTTCGCCTTACTACTATACAAATAATTTCAGCTTTTCTTCTTTACTTAACAAAGTTCAAACCAATCTCCACTTTAGTAGTAGATTCTATGATCTCAGGAAAAGCTTTCAACATTGGCTCAGCTAAACCAGCCATATCACCGAAATCAGGGTCTTTTTTCATCAATTCCACCAGCATAGCAACCACTTCTTCGTCTGACAGCAAAGGAACAACTAGTGTTTTCAACAAAGGCAACAGTAATTCTGTATTCAGATATACACTTAAAGCATCCTCTGTTTGTTCAAAAGCTACAGGTACACCATTCACTAACATAGGATACAACATTTGAATGGCCTGCTGGATAACTGTCTGAATATCAACAGCTCTCCCTGCATTATTGACAGCAGCGATGATAGCAGCAGGATTCAGAAACACCTTTATCTGATTGTCATTCTCTACTACGTATTGAGCCAAGTTTACAGGAGACTTCGTCCATTCTGTACCACCATTAGCAGCATCTTTATAAGTAGCCACGATGTTACCGTCTTCCATGAAAGTGACATCCTGCAAAACTGTTCCCAACATATCAGTAGCGGAAACTTTATTTTCTGCTCCAACAGCAATCAGCGGCATGCGTAATGCGATTTTCAAAACCGACTCAACCGGTATTTCAAAAGAACCGAAAAGAGGAATTCCTTTTTCTGACTCCCATACCAGACGAACAGGATCCGACTCTTCTACTTCCTGGTTATACGGTTTCAACTTCCAAGTCATTCCAGCCAGTTTCGCATTCTTCAATTTCACTTCACTCAAAGCCAGCTCCATAGCTCCGGCTGAAAC from Phocaeicola dorei encodes the following:
- a CDS encoding DUF4925 domain-containing protein → MKKNLFYYLFTVICSVTLFASCSDDDEKVVNPVPQTTFTGENGLQLTYNGAPMLGKKVTFTPDATNAQKATLRLEGEFDLNGILGKAKSAAAREEVSMPTAPGVLPGSPVVTLPVDLTINGDQCSFAGTSETDYCTFSYKGEVSAGAMELALSEVKLKNAKLAGMTWKLKPYNQEVEESDPVRLVWESEKGIPLFGSFEIPVESVLKIALRMPLIAVGAENKVSATDMLGTVLQDVTFMEDGNIVATYKDAANGGTEWTKSPVNLAQYVVENDNQIKVFLNPAAIIAAVNNAGRAVDIQTVIQQAIQMLYPMLVNGVPVAFEQTEDALSVYLNTELLLPLLKTLVVPLLSDEEVVAMLVELMKKDPDFGDMAGLAEPMLKAFPEIIESTTKVEIGLNFVK